A stretch of Anaeromyxobacter dehalogenans 2CP-1 DNA encodes these proteins:
- a CDS encoding sigma-54-dependent Fis family transcriptional regulator translates to MRIEDLDLREILSFDPRGGVIRFMGQRVVLFDAVALGLLRKELTNAFGTFAARGVLTRFGYAHGWRVGEALEHEHPDLWKEGKAGPFLPPLKGQFILGENVRTDGLGDAPLVETVWHRSYEAEQHLLHIGLSDEPVCWTSAAFASGYLSYKERREVYVIEDRCVGKGDSECHIAARFKERWGPELERHLPYYHMESIDHALQEVSSKLRRTERRLRERQAELERLATCSDQDTGLVARSEAMRRVLERARSVARTGSSVVVTGESGVGKEEVARLVHRSSERAGGPFVAVNCGAIPETLLERELFGHVKGAFTGAETDAVGLFEAADGGTLFLDEVGEVSPAMQVKLLRALQEREVRPVGDSRSRKVDVRIVAATNRDLAVEVASGRFRQDLFYRLNVIELRVPPLRDRPDDVVPLARCFLAKLSRSAHRPVTGFTAQVADLLVRYPWPGNVRELQNAVEYAVALSAGNQVGVDDLPEALRHAPPAPARPGVIRPLHEVEREHVLAALRTAGGNKVATAAGLHIGLATLYRKLKEYGEPAP, encoded by the coding sequence ATGCGCATCGAGGACCTCGACCTGAGGGAGATCCTCTCGTTCGATCCCAGGGGCGGGGTGATCCGCTTCATGGGCCAGCGCGTGGTGCTGTTCGACGCGGTGGCCCTCGGCCTGCTGCGCAAGGAGCTCACGAACGCGTTCGGGACGTTCGCGGCCCGCGGCGTCCTGACGCGGTTCGGCTACGCCCACGGGTGGCGCGTGGGCGAGGCGCTCGAGCACGAGCACCCGGACCTCTGGAAGGAGGGGAAGGCCGGCCCGTTCCTGCCGCCGCTGAAGGGCCAGTTCATCCTCGGGGAGAACGTCCGCACCGACGGCCTCGGCGACGCGCCGCTGGTCGAGACGGTGTGGCACCGCTCCTACGAGGCCGAGCAGCACCTGCTGCACATCGGGCTCTCCGACGAGCCGGTGTGCTGGACCTCGGCCGCCTTCGCGAGCGGCTACCTCTCGTACAAGGAGCGGCGCGAGGTCTACGTCATCGAGGACCGCTGCGTCGGCAAGGGCGACTCCGAGTGCCACATCGCCGCGCGCTTCAAGGAGCGCTGGGGCCCGGAGCTGGAGCGCCACCTGCCCTACTACCACATGGAGTCGATCGATCACGCGCTGCAGGAGGTGTCGAGCAAGCTGCGGCGCACCGAGCGTCGCCTGCGCGAGCGCCAGGCGGAGCTGGAGCGGCTCGCGACCTGCTCCGACCAGGACACCGGCCTGGTCGCGCGCAGCGAGGCGATGCGCCGGGTGCTGGAGCGCGCGCGCAGCGTGGCGCGCACCGGCTCGTCGGTGGTGGTGACGGGCGAGAGCGGCGTGGGGAAGGAGGAGGTGGCGCGCCTCGTCCACCGCTCCTCGGAGCGCGCCGGCGGGCCGTTCGTGGCCGTGAACTGCGGCGCGATCCCGGAGACGCTGCTCGAGCGCGAGCTGTTCGGCCACGTGAAGGGGGCGTTCACCGGCGCCGAGACGGACGCGGTGGGCCTGTTCGAGGCCGCCGACGGCGGCACGCTGTTCCTGGACGAGGTGGGCGAGGTCTCGCCCGCGATGCAGGTGAAGCTCCTGCGCGCGCTCCAGGAGCGCGAGGTCCGCCCCGTGGGAGACAGCCGCTCGCGCAAGGTGGACGTGCGGATCGTCGCGGCGACGAACCGTGACCTCGCCGTCGAGGTGGCGTCCGGCCGCTTCCGCCAGGACCTCTTCTACCGGCTCAACGTCATCGAGCTGCGCGTGCCGCCGCTGCGCGATCGGCCGGACGACGTGGTCCCGCTGGCGCGCTGTTTCCTCGCGAAGCTGTCCCGCAGCGCGCACCGGCCGGTCACCGGGTTCACGGCGCAGGTGGCGGACCTGCTGGTGCGCTATCCGTGGCCCGGCAACGTGCGGGAGCTGCAGAACGCGGTGGAGTACGCGGTGGCGCTGTCCGCCGGGAACCAGGTGGGCGTCGACGATCTGCCGGAGGCGCTGCGCCACGCGCCCCCCGCCCCGGCGCGACCCGGCGTGATCCGGCCGCTGCACGAGGTGGAGCGCGAGCACGTGCTCGCGG
- a CDS encoding porin: protein MTHRRSLALLAALLLPAAASALEGDVTLYGTLMPFFDNARVSDPTRPGLSPATGGATQVSDAAYTGVAIPQRFRLTSGTSNIGFKGGFDVLGEDLQVFFQVESAVSPDGDAPNAWASRNSAVGVKGKFGRAFFGNWDTPYKYPVLLVGAVRGLNPFDNTITANPGFGVPGTTTQSGRVNGKADAAFNRRQGNSVQYWTPELYGFSARLAYSANESRTVASATAPSISPTISSGLVSWAYGPLLLRYAYERHQDYFGLSQLGGSPVSLTNRSSTDQGHEAIAQLALPTGTRVSLVGERLSYENEDRAVGAVREYARLAYYALLQQRFGAHQVFGSFGQSDAGECKVVGGGACTVNGLGATQWNAGYSYALTKAADVYVAYYETRNDRSASYGVVGGPGAVAPGGDTRGFGLGLLYTFAATANVGAPKGSP, encoded by the coding sequence ATGACCCACAGACGCTCCCTGGCGCTCCTCGCGGCGCTCCTCCTCCCTGCGGCGGCCTCCGCGCTGGAGGGCGACGTGACCCTGTACGGCACGCTGATGCCGTTCTTCGACAACGCGCGCGTGTCCGACCCGACGCGCCCCGGCCTCTCGCCCGCGACCGGCGGCGCGACGCAGGTCTCCGATGCTGCGTACACGGGCGTCGCCATCCCGCAGCGCTTCCGCCTCACCTCCGGCACGTCCAACATCGGGTTCAAGGGCGGGTTCGACGTGCTGGGCGAGGACCTGCAGGTGTTCTTCCAGGTGGAGAGCGCGGTCAGCCCCGACGGCGACGCGCCGAACGCCTGGGCCTCGCGCAACAGCGCGGTCGGCGTGAAGGGCAAGTTCGGCCGCGCGTTCTTCGGCAACTGGGACACGCCGTACAAGTACCCGGTGCTGCTGGTCGGCGCGGTCCGCGGCCTGAACCCGTTCGACAACACCATCACCGCGAACCCCGGCTTCGGCGTCCCCGGCACCACCACCCAGAGCGGCCGGGTGAACGGGAAGGCCGACGCGGCCTTCAACCGCCGGCAGGGCAACAGCGTCCAGTACTGGACGCCCGAGCTCTACGGGTTCTCGGCGCGCCTCGCGTACTCGGCCAACGAGTCGAGGACCGTGGCGTCGGCCACCGCGCCGTCCATCAGCCCGACGATCTCCTCGGGCCTGGTGAGCTGGGCCTACGGGCCGCTGCTCCTGCGGTACGCGTACGAGCGGCACCAGGACTACTTCGGCCTGTCGCAGCTGGGCGGCTCGCCGGTGTCGCTGACGAACCGGTCGTCCACCGACCAGGGCCACGAGGCGATCGCGCAGCTGGCGCTCCCCACCGGGACGCGCGTCTCGCTGGTGGGCGAGCGGCTCTCCTACGAGAACGAGGATCGGGCCGTGGGCGCGGTGCGCGAGTACGCCCGGCTGGCCTACTACGCGCTCCTGCAGCAGCGCTTCGGCGCGCACCAGGTGTTCGGCTCGTTCGGCCAGTCCGACGCGGGCGAGTGCAAGGTGGTGGGCGGCGGCGCCTGCACCGTGAACGGCCTCGGCGCCACGCAGTGGAACGCCGGCTACTCGTACGCGCTCACCAAGGCGGCGGACGTGTACGTCGCGTACTACGAGACGCGGAACGACCGCTCCGCCAGCTACGGCGTGGTGGGCGGGCCGGGCGCGGTCGCGCCGGGCGGCGACACCCGCGGCTTCGGCCTGGGCCTGCTGTACACGTTCGCGGCGACGGCCAACGTCGGCGCGCCGAAGGGTTCCCCGTAG
- a CDS encoding metal-sulfur cluster assembly factor, with translation MSPGPEPRSRASRALEWIFAALLLGASSAILIAAAVSRADTHYAWIRPAGDPARGDVTAAQVRERLHEVLDPELGIDVVDLGLVYEIAEPREGKVALVMTLTVPGCPFAKQLVEDVRRALFAHPGVKEVSLTVTLDPPWSWERVAPEVRKRMIEHGAGAEERS, from the coding sequence ATGTCGCCCGGTCCCGAGCCCCGAAGCCGCGCCTCGCGCGCCCTGGAGTGGATCTTCGCCGCCCTGCTGCTGGGGGCGTCGTCGGCCATCCTGATCGCAGCGGCGGTGAGCCGGGCGGACACGCACTATGCGTGGATCCGGCCCGCGGGCGATCCCGCGCGCGGCGACGTCACGGCGGCGCAGGTTCGCGAGCGCCTGCACGAGGTGCTCGATCCCGAGCTCGGGATCGACGTCGTCGATCTCGGGCTCGTCTACGAGATCGCCGAGCCGAGGGAGGGGAAGGTGGCCCTGGTGATGACGCTCACCGTCCCCGGCTGCCCGTTCGCGAAGCAGCTCGTCGAGGACGTCCGTCGGGCGCTCTTCGCGCACCCCGGCGTGAAGGAGGTGTCGCTCACCGTGACGCTGGATCCTCCCTGGAGCTGGGAGCGGGTCGCGCCGGAGGTCCGCAAGCGGATGATCGAGCACGGCGCCGGGGCGGAGGAGCGGTCATGA